DNA sequence from the Brachybacterium sp. P6-10-X1 genome:
CGCGCCCCCCGTGCAGCAGGTAGTACGAGTAGCCCGGGACCGGGCCCGAGTATCCGCCGTCCTCGCCACGCAGGGTCCAGCCCCAGTCGTCGTGGTAGCCGGTCCCGCCCGAGGAGACCCAGGTGTGCGGCCAGCCGCGGTGCAGGCGCCAGGCGCGGAGCTTCTCGATCGGGGCCTGGGAGATCATCGCGAAGGCGATGCCCTCGTCCTCCAGTCGGCCGCCCTGGGTGGGCAGGTTGTCGACCGCCCAGGTGCAGCTGGGGCAGCCCTCCTCCCAGTCGGGGCCGAACATGACGTTCTGGACCAGTAGGAGGTAGTGCTCGCCGAACAGCTCCGAGAGCCGGATGGGGCCGTCCTCGCCGGTGAACTCGTAGTCGGGCACCTCCACCATCGGCAGTCGCCTGCGAGCGGCCGCCGCGCGATCGCCGGCGCGGGTGACTTCCTTGTCGAGGACGACCTGCTGGGACAGGGCGAGCTCGAAGTCCTCGCGGTCGACGACCGGCGGGACAGCGGCAGGTCGATGGGCCTTGTGAGAGGCGGGTCGGTCCGGGGTCTGCGGGGACGTAGGCGACGTCTCGGGCATGGCGGCTTCCTTCGTCGGACGGCTCGTCCTGAGCGGCCACGCTATCCCTGCGGAGCGCGGAGCACCAGGGGCCCGTCGGGCCATGCCGGGTGGCGGGCGGGCTCCACGGCGAACACTCGCGTGTAGATGTCGTCGATGACCTCGTTCTTGGCGAGGTTGTAGTCCACGGGACGTTCGGC
Encoded proteins:
- a CDS encoding DUF899 family protein, which translates into the protein MPETSPTSPQTPDRPASHKAHRPAAVPPVVDREDFELALSQQVVLDKEVTRAGDRAAAARRRLPMVEVPDYEFTGEDGPIRLSELFGEHYLLLVQNVMFGPDWEEGCPSCTWAVDNLPTQGGRLEDEGIAFAMISQAPIEKLRAWRLHRGWPHTWVSSGGTGYHDDWGWTLRGEDGGYSGPVPGYSYYLLHGGRVFLTYVTTARGTEAILPVAQIMDRTVYGRQQDWEDSPEGWPQYPTYG